A genome region from Triticum aestivum cultivar Chinese Spring chromosome 2B, IWGSC CS RefSeq v2.1, whole genome shotgun sequence includes the following:
- the LOC123039952 gene encoding G-type lectin S-receptor-like serine/threonine-protein kinase At2g19130 translates to MPALYTLLLLLLVSLHAPPCSSTTSHDTLTAAQTLAVGDKLVSSNGKFALGFFQPAARTTISKSDTTTSPNWYLGIWFNKIPVFTTVWVANREKPISGPELHLTQLKISSDGNLAIVNHAGTESVLWSTHISNRRQTNINTSSTTVLLNSGNLVLTEGPSSSLPLWQSFDHPTDVLLPGAKGGRNKLTGLTRLGISKKSLIDPGLGSYTLELATSGIIMKRRNPSVVYWNWEYGTSQMSKLLPVIMMVLNSDSRTKGLINVTYVDNNEEEYYMYTSPDESASTLSLDISGQIKLNIWSEAEQSWQTVQSKPIDPCTPTATCGPFTVCNGTARGTARPFCDCMESFSQKSPTDWYLDDRTGGCIRNTPLHCPSNKTSSTDMFHPIAHVTLPYNPKSIQNITTQSKCEEACRGSCSCTAYSYNNNMCSVWHGELLSVNLNDGIEVFAEDVLYLRLAANDFPSLSKNKRKLSVGVVIAASIISFVLIMLVMFLVVQRNKFKWCCSPLYDNQGCGGIIAFRYTDLVHATKNFSEKLGGGGFGSVYKGVLSGSTPIAVKRLDGARQGEKQFRAEVSSLGLIQHINLVKLIGFCCEGHNRLLVYEHMLNGSLDGHLFKSNFGVLSWRTRYQIALGVARGLFYLHQSCHKCIIHCDIKPENILLDASFAPKVADFGLATFLGRNFSRILTTFRGTVGYLAPEWLSGVAVTPKIDVYSFGMVLLEIISGRRNSGEEYTSNSYHVEYFPVQVVNRLHKGDVGSLVDPQLHGDFNTVQVERVCKVACWCIQDNEFDRPAMDEVVRVLEGLQEIDMPPMPRLLAAITEHSDTTSM, encoded by the coding sequence ATGCCTGCCCTCTACACATTACTCCTACTTCTCCTCGTCTCCTTGCACGCTCCTCCATGTTCCTCTACAACTTCACATGATACTCTCACGGCTGCCCAGACGCTTGCCGTTGGCGACAAGCTCGTCTCAAGCAACGGCAAGTTCGCGCTCGGCTTCTTCCAGCCTGCAGCACGCACCACCATCAGTAAGTCCGACACCACCACCTCCCCCAACTGGTACCTTGGCATATGGTTCAATAAGATTCCGGTTTTCACTACAGTGTGGGTTGCTAATAGAGAGAAGCCAATATCCGGCCCTGAGCTCCACCTAACACAGCTCAAAATCTCTAGCGATGGCAATCTTGCCATCGTGAACCATGCCGGTACCGAGTCTGTACTCTGGTCCACTCACATCAGCAATAGAAGACAAACCAACATAAACACCAGTAGTACCACCGTTCTCTTGAACAGCGGAAACCTTGTACTCACAGAAGGCCCATCATCTAGTCTGCCGTTGTGGCAGAGTTTCGACCACCCAACAGATGTTCTGCTTCCTGGTGCCAAGGGAGGCCGGAACAAGCTCACCGGTTTGACTAGACTGGGCATCTCAAAGAAGAGCCTGATTGATCCAGGTCTTGGCTCATACACCCTTGAACTAGCCACCAGTGGGATTATCATGAAACGCCGAAATCCCTCAGTAGTGTACTGGAATTGGGAATATGGAACATCACAAATGTCCAAACTTTTGCCAGTAATTATGATGGTTCTAAATTCGGATTCGCGGACCAAAGGTTTGATTAACGTAACATACGTTGATAACAACGAAGAGGAGTACTACATGTACACTTCACCTGATGAATCAGCTTCCACATTATCACTAGACATCTCTGGCCAGATCAAGCTGAATATATGGTCGGAAGCCGAACAGTCGTGGCAAACAGTACAATCCAAACCTATTGATCCCTGCACTCCGACGGCAACCTGCGGACCTTTCACGGTCTGCAATGGCACTGCACGCGGTACTGCACGTCCATTCTGTGATTGTATGGAGAGCTTCTCTCAGAAGTCACCAACGGATTGGTACCTTGATGATCGGACAGGAGGATGCATCAGAAATACACCATTACATTGCCCTAGCAACAAGACAAGTTCAACAGACATGTTCCACCCTATTGCTCATGTTACATTGCCCTACAATCCAAAAAGCATACAAAATATTACCACTCAGAGCAAATGTGAAGAAGCTTGTCGAGGTTCCTGCTCCTGCACTGCTTATTCCTATAACAATAACATGTGCTCTGTCTGGCATGGGGAATTGCTTAGTGTAAATCTGAATGATGGCATTGAAGTTTTTGCTGAAGATGTTCTTTACCTTCGCCTTGCGGCCAATGATTTTCCAAGTCtgagcaaaaacaaaagaaaactaagtgttGGAGTTGTTATTGCTGCAAGCATTATTAGCTTTGTGTTAATAATGCTCGTGATGTTCTTAGTGGTTCAGAGGAACAAATTCAAGTGGTGTTGTTCTCCATTATACGATAACCAAGGTTGTGGTGGGATTATTGCCTTCAGATACACCGATTTAGTTCATGCTACAAAAAACTTCTCTGAAAAGCTGGGAGGAGGTGGTTTTGGCTCTGTTTATAAGGGAGTTTTAAGTGGATCGACTCCGATAGCGGTGAAAAGGCTTGATGGTGCTCGCCAGGGAGAGAAGCAATTTAGGGCTGAGGTGAGCTCACTTGGACTGATCCAACATATCAATCTAGTCAAATTGATTGGTTTCTGCTGTGAAGGACATAATAGGTTGCTTGTCTATGAACATATGCTAAATGGATCTCTTGATGGTCATCTATTTAAGAGCAATTTTGGTGTGTTAAGTTGGAGGACCAGGTATCAAATAGCCCTAGGAGTTGCTAGAGGATTGTTCTACTTGCATCAGAGTTGCCACAAGTGCATCATACACTGTGATATTAAGCCAGAAAACATACTCCTCGATGCATCATTTGCTCCTAAAGTTGCAGACTTTGGGTTGGCAACGTTTCTGGGAAGAAATTTTAGTCGAATTCTGACTACATTCAGGGGAACTGTAGGTTATCTTGCCCCAGAGTGGCTTAGTGGAGTTGCTGTTACACCAAAAATTGATGTTTATAGCTTTGGCATGGTATTGTTGGAAATCATATCGGGAAGGAGAAATTCAGGTGAAGAATACACTAGCAACAGTTATCATGTTGAATATTTCCCTGTACAAGTCGTCAACAGGCTTCATAAAGGCGATGTGGGGAGTTTGGTGGATCCACAGTTACATGGTGACTTCAATACGGTACAAGTTGAAAGGGTCTGCAAAGTTGCATGTTGGTGCATTCAAGATAATGAGTTTGATCGGCCGGCAATGGATGAAGTGGTACGTGTTCTTGAGGGCCTACAGGAGATTGATATGCCCCCAATGCCAAGACTACTTGCAGCTATAACAGAACACTCTGATACAACTTCAATGTAA
- the LOC123038737 gene encoding L-type lectin-domain containing receptor kinase IX.2, with protein sequence MGTAQLLLLLLACLHCPLAAAVAPPPFSFSFDFTNTSSYRQDDLKFEGNATVHGNLVDLTCNSFGKDSKDCVGRVSYAHRVPFYDNLTGEVASFQTRFTFVIMLDNNTMNYKGDGMAFFLAYYPSTMPATSGGGNLGLMSQVDGKRTTFGKDQFIAVEFDTYNNSYDPSTTFDHIGIDINSVMDSVNTTRLPNFSLNGSMTATVTFDNTSRMLIADLRFDDNDNYRPVQVSTQLPHPVTTLLPDQVAVGFSAATGSGMELHQLLSWSFNSTLAPPRKDHDKKAAVVGWLIGGAMALLVLWCIISYFKWTRSTSQNFLAPSGGARQLEYRVLAAATDDFSEERVIGQGAFGVVYRGTFFKVPSSGAPSRESDGPSSTESCASSNSSSKESADDIEVAVKKIKNGTKGGDFLAEMNTISEAKHKNLVKLKGWCCRENNRNLLDFMCWCCREKKDAELFLVYELVPNGNLYYHLSESEQVIAWPTRYQIVKDIGSALVYLHHECEPYILHRDIKPGNILLDNKFNAKLADFGLSRIGNQDNMTLMTTAIGTEGYIDPECRKDGKVKFYPKSDVYSFGIVLLDIVCTGKSRERVWELYIRGKVMEATDGRLHGGDDLDRRQMKSVAVLGLWCSLPDGAKRPTVRKAMEVLERDESLPDLNYRVNTSVPSASGHQHIDTSSSDQQAFMSDES encoded by the exons ATGGGCACcgcgcagctcctcctcctcctcctcgcttgcTTACACTGTCCTCTTGCTGCCGCAGTTGCTCCGCCGCCATTCTCGTTCAGCTTCGACTTCACCAACACATCCAGCTACCGCCAAGATGACCTCAAGTTCGAGGGCAACGCAACTGTGCACGGCAACCTGGTCGACCTCACCTGCAACTCGTTCGGGAAGGACTCGAAAGATTGCGTGGGACGGGTGTCGTACGCGCACCGAGTGCCGTTCTACGACAACCTCACCGGCGAGGTAGCCAGCTTCCAAACGCGCTTCACCTTCGTCATCATGTTGGACAACAATACCATGAACTACAAGGGTGATGGCATGGCTTTCTTCCTCGCCTATTACCCATCAACCATGCCGGCGACCTCTGGTGGGGGCAACCTCGGCCTCATGTCCCAAGTCGACGGCAAGAGGACCACCTTCGGCAAAGACCAGTTCATCGCTGTGGAGTTCGACACCTACAACAACTCCTACGACCCCAGCACCACCTTCGACCACATCGGCATCGACATCAACTCTGTCATGGATTCGGTGAACACAACAAGATTGCCCAACTTCAGCCTCAACGGTTCCATGACCGCCACCGTCACCTTTGACAACACTAGCCGGATGCTGATCGCCGACCTGCGGTTTGATGACAATGATAACTATCGTCCCGTTCAGGTTAGCACGCAGTTACCCCATCCGGTCACCACCTTGCTCCCGGATCAAGTTGCCGTAGGGTTTTCTGCAGCCACCGGCTCGGGCATGGAGCTGCATCAGTTACTCTCGTGGTCATTCAACTCCACGCTTGCTCCGCCCCGGAAAG ATCATGACAAGAAGGCAGCGGTTGTTGGATGGTTGATTGGAGGAGCTATGGCGTTGCTTGTGTTGTGGTGCATCATCTCGTATTTCAAGTGGACAAGGAGCACAAGTCAAAACTTTCTGGCTCCAAGTGGAGGAGCCAGACAGCTCGAGTACCGTGTTCTGGCTGCTGCAACGGATGACTTCTCTGAGGAGCGGGTTATTGGGCAAGGTGCCTTTGGAGTAGTCTACAGGGGCACCTTCTTCAAGGTACCATCATCAGGTGCGCCCTCGAGAGAATCCGATGGTCCGTCCTCCACGGAATCTTGTGCGTCTTCAAACTCGAGCTCGAAGGAATCCGCAGATGACATCGAGGTGGCTGTAAAGAAGATCAAGAATGGGACAAAGGGAGGAGACTTCTTGGCCGAGATGAACACCATTAGTGAAGCCAAGCACAAGAATCTCGTGAAACTGAAAGGTTGGTGCTGCAGGGAAAACAATCGGAACTTGCTCGATTTCATGTGTTGGTGCTGCAGGGAGAAGAAGGATGCCGAGCTCTTCCTGGTCTATGAACTCGTGCCGAACGGTAATCTGTACTACCACCTAAGCGAGAGTGAGCAAGTAATAGCATGGCCAACAAG GTACCAAATTGTGAAAGACATAGGCTCGGCCCTTGTTTACCTCCACCACGAGTGCGAACCTTACATTCTGCACAGAGATATCAAACCAGGCAACATACTCCTAGACAACAAATTCAATGCCAAGCTTGCTGACTTCGGGTTGTCGAGGATCGGCAACCAGGATAACATGACTTTGATGACAACCGCGATAGGGACGGAAGGGTATATTGATCCAGAATGTAGGAAAGATGGGAAAGTCAAGTTCTACCCTAAATCCGATGTCTACAGCTTTGGAATCGTTCTGCTAGACATTGTATGCACAGGGAAGTCCAGGGAGCGAGTCTGGGAGTTGTACATTAGAGGCAAGGTCATGGAGGCTACAGATGGAAGGCTTCATGGCGGCGACGATTTGGACAGGAGGCAAATGAAGAGCGTGGCTGTCCTCGGACTCTGGTGTTCTCTTCCTGATGGTGCCAAGAGGCCTACCGTTCGGAAAGCAATGGAGGTCCTGGAACGTGATGAGTCGTTGCCTGACCTTAACTACCGGGTGAACACTTCGGTACCCTCAGCCTCAGGACATCAACACATCGACACCAGTAGCTCTGACCAGCAGGCATTTATGTCAGATGAAAGCTAG